One Haloarchaeobius amylolyticus genomic window, TTCGTTGTGTATCGTTTGACTGAGGAGGGGTACCAAGTTGCTCATGATCAGCACCGGACAAAAAAGGAAGATGAGTGGCGTTCGGAGAGTCGAAAAATCGACATAGTGCTCACGCTTGCTACCGGACTGCTGGCAGCGACGGCCTTGATTCAGGCGTACTTGGCGTATCAGGAGATCCAGCCACCAGAGCAGATGTGGTTGTTAGGAGGCGCTAGTGTCGTGTTTCTGTTTACTTTTTCGCTCGTTATTGGCCGGCGTGGCGGCCGTGGACCTGACCTTTGGTGATACAGAGCACGAGACATGGACTCACACGAAAACGTATGACCACAGGATTATGCTCTCTGCGCACCTTAAATCAGCAGAATCGCGTGAAGGCGACGACCCGCGGTACGAAGCGTATCGAACTCGCTGACGCGTAGGACACTCAATATAAGAGGGACCTACCGCTGTCTGTCGAATTTGAAACGGTACGAAACGGGACGGACCCGACGGGATTTGAACCCGCGACATCTTGGTCCGGAACCAAGCACTCTGTCCACTGAGCTACGGGCCCTCAGGGAACCGTAGCAATCGCGCCGACATAACGGTTGTGAACTGGACAAGCGATAGGGGGCGCTTCGATGGCAGGCCGTTATTCCTCGCCGCCGTCGGCGACCGACGGGCTCGGCCCTCGCTTGTCGATGACCGACTGCTTCCACGTCCCGCGGGTGAACCAGAGGCCAGCGGCGATGGCGCCGACGACGTTGCCCATGGCCATCCCGTACCAGAAGCCGGTCGCGCCCATCCCGTAGCCGGCGATGCCGAGGATGGGGACGGTGTCGAACGCGAGGACCGAGACGGTCGCCACCCGGCCGATCCAGAGCGCGACGAGCGAGAAGACGAGGGCGGTCTTGGTGTTGCCGGCGCCGCGGTAGGCGCCGAGCAGGACCTGCAGGACGCCGATGAAGGCGAACTCGACGGTGCGGATCTGGATGTACTCGGCGCCGAGGTCGATGGTGGCGAGGGCGTCGGGGATGTCCTTGCTGACGAAGGCGTCGACGAGGACGGTGGGGAAGAGGAACACGAGGACGCCGACGACGAGCAGGACGCCGCCGGAGACCTTCGCGGCGAGCCAGACGGCGCGTTCGGCGCGCTCGGTGTTGCCTGCACCGAGGTTCTGGCCGACCATGGTGTTGGTGGCGCGGCCGAGGCCCATCGCGGGGAGGAAGATGAGCGAGGCGATGCGGTTGCCGAGGCCGTAGGCGGCGACGACGGGCGGGGCGAACTGGACGATCATGGCGGTCAGCGTGACCATGGCGAGCGCGCTGGCGGACTGTTCGAGCGCGCTGGGGACGCCGATGTCGACGATGTCCCTGATGACGTCGAGGTCCGGCGCGAGGTGGTGGAGCTCGATGGTGGGGCCGGCGTCGGTCATGAAGAGGATGTAGAGGCCGAGGACGGTCCCGAGGCCGCGGGAGGCGACCGTGGCGACGGCGGCGCCGACGATGCCCATGCCGTCGATGGGCCCCCAGCCGAAGATGAGGATGGGGTCTAAGACGACGTTCATGGCGACGCTGGCGAGCATGACCCGCATCGGGGTCTTGGTGTTGCCGTAACCGCGCATGAGCGCCGAGAAGACGAAGAAGCCGAACATGAAGACGATGCCGAGGAAGAACACCTCCATGTAGCGGGCGGCGAGGGGGATGACGTTCGCGGCGGTCTCGGCCTGGCTGGGGAGGAGGCCGAGCATCTCCTCGGTGAAGACGTAGCCGACGAGGCCGAGGCCGACCGCGAGGATGGAGACGAACGAGATGGTCTGGCCGGCGACGCGGCCCGCCGAGCCCTCGCTCTTCGCGCCGGTGTACTGGGCGACGAGGATGCTGCCCGCCGCGGTGAAGCCGCCGGCGACCGAGATGAGGAGGAAGATGAGGGGGAACGCGAGACTGATGGCGGCCAGGGCGTCGGTGTCGAACTGCCCGAGCCAGAAGGTGTCCGCGATGTTGTACGTGACCTGGAGGAGCTGGAGGGCGACGATCGGCCACGCGAGCCGGAACATGGGTCGCGCGAGGCCACCCTCTGTGATACTGTCTGAGGGTGTGCTGTTCACGCTACTTCGAAACGAAACACTACCGTTTCAATCTGTTGTATCGAGGTGACGGCCGCGAAAGAAATCTCTCCGGGGCGTGTGAGAAACGAAGAACGGGGGGTCTGCGGGCTGTTACGGCGTCTCGTTCGTCTCGATGGTGAACTCGGCCTTGGGGTAGGCGACACACGTCAGGACGTAGCCGTCCTCGAGTTCGGGGTCGTCGAGCATCTCCTGGTTGTCGTGGACGACGTAGTCGCGGGAGTCGCCGCCGTCGGCGATGTGGCCCGCACAGGAGACACACTGGCCCTGTCGGCAGGCGTAGGGGAGGTCCCAGCCCTCGTCCTCGCCGGCTTCGAGCAGGGTCTCGTTGTTGGCGACCTCGACGGTCGCGCCCTCCTTCGTGTACTCGATGTCGAAGTACTCGACCTCGTCCTCGGGGATATCGGCCGGGCTCGTGGACTCCTCTTCGGCGTCCTCGCCGCCCTCGAGTTCGCCACCGGCCTCGCCGCCGGCGATGGCGCCGGCAGCGCCACCGCCGCCGATGGCGCGGTTCATGGGTTCGGGGAAGTCGGTTTCGGCGACGGTCGACGCGCGTCGTTCGAGGACCTCCTGCGAGATGTCCTCGGTGGGGGTCCATGCGGTCCCACGCAAGAAGTGCATGACGACGGCGATGACCGTCAGGGAGAGCCCGATAGCCAGTCCCAGTTCGTTGATGGCCATGTGTTCGGAGATTTGGAGTACGGGTTTAATTCATTTGTGATTGGCGAGCGGGCACAGGGGAGGGAATCGGCCGTCACTCGCGCTGGCAGAAGGGGGTGAGACGAGTCGTCGTCGGAGGGGGTCGGCTGGTCACTCGCGGTTCGACCGGGCGGCGCCGTACTGCCGGCAGTAGCACTCCAGCAGTTCCTCGAGGAGGAGGGCGTCGCGGGAACTGCTGTTGTAGTGGTGGTCGATGAAGTCCTCGGCGTCCTGGACGTTCCCGCGGATGACGAACCGCCGGATGGTCGCGACGGACTCGAAGAAGGGGAGGCCGGACTCGGGGCCTTCGGCCGGTTCGATGAGCTGTTCGTCGGGGAAGACGTCGTTCTTGATGTCCTCGAAGTCGACGGTCGACGGCTCGTAGTCGTCCGAGAGTTGCTCGAGGATGTACTCGGACGCGAAGCGGTAGAACTCCGATTTGCTCTCGAAGACCCCCTCCTCGACGAGTGACTCGATCTCGTCGACGGTCGATTCGGAGAATCGGACCGTACTTTTCACCATACCATCTCCTGTCTCCGACCCAATACATAAATTATCGGGCCGGACTGTCACTCGCGTCCCTGGGTCGGGGTGGCTCGTCTCGACCGGTGCCGCCGCGTCGACCGGGGGAGAGTATTAGTGTCGGGTCCCTGTTAGAGAGAGACATGCAATCGGTGGTGGGGCGGTGGGCGGTCGACGACGAAGCGTCGACGCTCGCCCCGGTCGCTGGGGGCGAGACGGGACGAGGCACGGCCAGGGGCCAGCACGGGTGTCGGCCCGGTCGACGCGAGTCCGAGCGATGACGGCCGGCGACGGCGGGGGCGGCGACGGGGCCGGCGACAGCGTCGGCCTGCTGCAGGCGGTCGCCATCGAGGTGGGGCTCATCGTCGGGGCGGGGCTGTTCTCGCTGACGGGCGTCGCGACGACGCTGGCTGGCACCGCGGTCCCGCTGTCCTACGTGTTCACGTTCACCGTCGTCGCGATGAGTCTGGTGCCGACGGCGGCGCTCGCGGCCGCCCGGCCCGTGACCGGCGGGAACTACTGGTACCCGAGCCGGCTCTGGTCACCGCGGGTCGCGTTCCTCACCGCCTGGGGGCTCTCCATCAGCATGTTCGGCGGCGGCCTGCCGGTGTACGCCCTGAGCTTCGGCCGGTACGTCGACTCGCTCGTCGCGGTCGACCCGGTGGGCGTCGGCGTCGTCGTCCTGACCGCGTTCTACCTGGTCAACCTCGCCGGTATCGACGTGGCCGCCAGCGTCCAGTTGCTGCTGTTCGCCACGCTGGTTGCGAGTCTCGTCGTGTTCATCGTGGTCGGGGCCCCCGCCGTCGAGCCCGCGAACTTCGAGCCGTTCCTCTCGACGGGGGTCACCGGCCTCCTGACGGGCGCCGGCGTGCTGTACTTCGTCTGCCTCGGCGCGAACTTCATCGTGGACCTCGGCGAGGACGTGCAGGCCGCGACGGTGACCATCCCGCGGTCGCTGGCGGTGAGCATCCCGCTCGTGTTCGTCCTCTACGTCGGCACGGCGCTGGTCGCGGTCGGAACCGTCGGCGCAGCCGGCCCGGGGTCGATGGACGGCGCGACGCTCAGCGTCCCGGCCCAGGTCGCCCTCCCGCCGGCGCTGGCGACGTTCTTCGTCGTGGGTGGGGCGCTGTTCGCCATCGCGACCAGCATCAACGCCGTGTTCATCATCGCTCCGAAGTACATGGTCGTCCTCGCCGACGACGGCTTCTTCCCGGCGGTACTGGCGGACACGAACGCCCGGTTCGACACGCCGCACTGGGGGCTCACGCTCGTCTTCCTGCTCTCGCTCGCCTCCCTGCTCAGCCCGCTGCCGGTCGCGGACCTCGGCTCGCTGCTCGGGTTCGGCGGCATCGTCCTCATCGTCCCGATGATGGTCGCCGCGGTCAGGTTCGTCCGCCGGCACCCCGACCGGTACGCGGCGACGCCACTGCCGGTCCCTGCCCGGGTGACGGTCGCACTGGCGGTGGCGGCCGTCTGTGCGAACGCCGTGTTGCTCGTCCTGCTCGCCAGCCAGAGCCCGCTGCTGTTCGGTGCGTGGGCCGGGCTGACCGTCGGTGCCGGCGGGGCGTACTACCTCGTCCGGCGACGGTACCTCGCCGGGCGGGGAATCGGCCTCCTGGAGGGGTTCGACGAGGAGTTTTAAGCCCTCGCCCCGTCGCCCCGGACATGTCACCTGATAGCACGAGTCGGGGGTCGCTCGCCGGCCGTCACGTCGGCGTCGTCGGCGCCGGGGTGATGGGTCGGGACATCGCCGCCCTGCTGGCGAACGGCGGTGCCGAGGTCGTCCTCGTGGACGTCGACGAGGACGCGCTCGCGGCGGCCGAACGGTACCACGAGCGCGAGGTCGGAGCGGCGCTCGTCGACGCGGGCCTGCGGCCGGCGGACGCCGGCGAGACGGTCGTCTCCCGCGTCCACTACGCGACGGGCCTCGACGCGCTCGCCGACTGCGAGTTCGTGGTCGAGGCGATCAGCGAGGACCTCGCCGCGAAACACGGGCTGCTCGCGGACCTCGAAGCCGTCCTCGACCCCGACGCGGTCATCGGGACCAACACCTCCTCGCTGACCGCCAGCGACGTGGCTGCGGCGGCCGACCACCCGGAACGGGTCGTCCTCTTCCACTTCGCCAACCCCGCCATCCCGCGCGACGTCGTCGAGGTGAACGGCGAACGGGCCAGCGAGGCCGCCCTCGACCTCGCGGTGTCGGTCGCCCGCGGGATGGGGAAGGAACCGTTCCGGCTCGGCACCGAGCGCCGGGCGAACGGCCTCAGCCGCCTCTCGGCGGCCATCAAGTGCGCCGGGACCTGGGAGCTGCTGGCCGCCGACGCGGCCGCCATCGAGGTGGGCGCGCGGAACATGGGGTTCCCCCGCGGCCCGCTCGCGTTCGTCGACCTCATCGGGCTCGACATCCACCTCGCCACGGTCGACAACCTCGCCGAGGAGTACGACGGGCGCTTCGCCCCGCCCACCCCGGTCCGCGAGCGCATGGAGGGCATGGTCGCCGACGGGCGGGCGGGAGCGAAGGACGGGGAGGGCTTCTTCGTCTGGGAGGACGGCGAGGCGGTCCTGCCCGCTGTCGAAGCGCCCCACGACGTCCAGCCCATCGTCGCCGCGCTGGTGAACGAGGCACACCGGATGGTCGACGACGACGTCGCGGACGCCGAGACGCTGAACGAGATACTGAAGCGCGGGAGCGGCGGGGCGGTCGGCCCGTTCGATATCGAGTCGATGGTCGGCGCAGACGTGCTCCGGGACGTGCTCGAGGCGCGGTACGCGGAGACGGACGCCGGGGTGTACGAGCCGGCGGACTCGCTCTGACCCGGGTACACGGAGGCGCCGTCAGTCCATCAGCACGGGCGGCACCGCACCGGGGTCGACCCGCACGTCGAGCAGCGTCGGTCGGTCGCGGGCGAGCGCGTCGGCGAGTTCCGGGCGGACCGCGTCCGGGTCCTCGACGACGGCCCCCGCACAGCCGAACCCGCGGGCCACGGCCGCGTAGTCGGTGCCGGCCTCGAAGTCGGTCGAGACGTCGACGCCCCAGTTCGTCAGCTGGCTGGCCTTCGAGGAGGCGAGCGACTGGTTGTTCAGCACGACGACCACGACCGGGAGGTCCTCGCGCACGGCGGTCTCGAGGTCGGCGATGTGGTAGCCGATGCCGCCGTCGCCCGAGACGGCGACGACCGCCCGGTCCGGGTCGGCCGCCTGCGCGCCGAGTGCCTGCGGGAGACAGCAGTTGATCCCGTCGCTCCCGCGGGCCTGGATGTAGCCGATACCGGGCTCGCGGACCTCGTAGAAGGCGCCGGTGAAGAAGCCGGGGAACGACGTCGCGGAGACGAGCAGGCCGTCCTCCGGCATCGTGGACTGGAGCTCGGCGACGACGCGGGCCGGGTCGATGGGCGTCCGGTCGCTCTCCAGTCGCCCGGCGTACTCCTCGCGCCACGCCTCGCGGTCCGCGGCGACCTGCTCGATGCGGGGTCGTCGCTCGCTGAAGTCGACCGCGAGGAGTGCCTCGCGCAGCGCCTCGACCGTCGCCCGGAGGTCGGCCTGGACGGCCACGTCGGCGTCGTAGTTGCGCCCGAGCCAGTGCGGGTCGAGGTCGACGTGGGCCAGCGTGGCGTCGTCCGGGAGCAGGGACCAGCCGACGGTCGACAGCTCGCCGAAGCGACAGCCCAGCCCCAGGATGGCATCGGCGTCCTCGACGAGGTCGTTCGCCACCTCGCAGTACCCCCAGCGGCCGACGACGCCGCCGGCGTACGGTTCGTCCTCGGCGACGACGCCCTTCCCGTTCATCGACGTGACGACGGGGGTGTTCGTCTCGGCCGCGAACGCGGTCACGGCGTCGGCGGCGTCCGCGCGCAGTGCGCCCTCGCCCGCGACGACGACCGGGCGCTCGGCCTCGGTCACCACGTCGGCGAGTGCCGCCACGTCGTCCGCGGCGGGCGCGGGTCGCCCGGTGGCGAACTCGAGCGAGAGTGCCTCACCCGGTCCCGCCTCCGTCTCCCCCGCGAGGACGTCCTCGGGCAGGTTCACGTGTGTCGGCTCCGGGACGCCGACCGTGGCCGCACGCGCCGCGTTCCGGACCGCCTCGACGACCCGGTCGGGCGATTCGGGGTCGTGACTCGCGCCGACGAACGCGTCGAGGATGGCCGCGTTGTCCGCGTCCTGGATGGCCTCGCGTCCCCTGAAGGACCGGTCGTTGTCCCCGGTGAGCGCGAGGACCGGACTCGAGGCACCCTCGGCCTCGGTCAGCCCGACGCCGGTGTACGCCGCCCCGGGGCCGCCCACGCCGTCGCAGACGCCGAGTCGGCCCGTGACGCGAGCGTAGGCGTCGGCCATCATCGCCGCGCTGGCCTCGCTTCGCGGATGCACGTGTCGGATTCCCGAGTCCGCGAGCGCGGCGTAGTACGGTTCCAGCTGTTCGCACGGGAAGCCGAAGACGGTCGAGACGCCGCTCGCTTCGAGCGTCGCGACCAGGTCCGCCGCCGCGGTCATCGACGACCACCAGAACTGGTAAGTGCTGACATACAACACGAGGCGCGGCGACCCCTGAAAAGTGTATCTCCGCTGGAATCGGTCGCCTGCTGTCCTCAGTCGTCGCGGGCGACCTCGTGGCGGCCGAAGCCGTACCGGAGGCGGTTCGCCAGCCGGCGGGAGAACCGGCCCTGTTCGGGGGCGCGCGACCCGAAGCGCTCGGCGAGCGACTGGTAGATGAGCGGGACGGGAACCTCCTGTTCGAGCGCCTCCTGCACCGTCCAGGTGCCGGTCGAGCCGCCCGCGACGTGGTCGGCCACGTCGCCGAGGTCGTTGCCCTCCTCGCGGAACGCCTCCTCGCACAACTCGAGCAGCCACGACCGGATGACCGCGCCGTTGTTCCAGGTGCGCGAGACGGCCTCGAGGTCGAGGTCGTATCGGCCGTTCGCGAGCAGTTCGAAGCCCTCGCCGTAGGCCTGCATCAGCACGTACTCGACGCCGTTGTGGACCATCTTGACGTAGTGGCCGGAGCCGGCGGGGCCCATGCGGTCGTGGCCGTCGGGGCCGGTCGCGACCGCGTCGAAGACCGGGACCAGCTCGTCGTAGGCCCACTGCGGGCCGCCGACCATGAGCGAGAAGCCGAGTTCCGCGCCCGCGGGGCCGCCGGAGGTCCCGCAGTCGAGGTAGGCCGCGTCGGTCGATTCGGCGCGGCGGACCGAGTCCTCGAAGTGGGAGTTCCCGCCGTCGACGACCACGTCGTCCTCGTCGAGCAGCGGTTCGAGGTCGTCCAGTGCGGCGTCGACCGGTTCGCCGGCCGGCACCATCAGCCAGATGCGCTTGTCCTCGCCGAGTTCGTTCGCCAGCCCGCGGACCGAGTCGGCGGGGGTGGCCCCTGCATCGGCGGCGGCCGCGACGGCGTCGTCGTCGAGGTCGAACGCGACCACGTCGTGGCCGGCGTCGAGAACTCTGTCTACCACGATACGGCCCATCCGGCCGAGTCCGATTACGCCCAGTTGCATGGCTCAGGGTGTTCGGGCAGGCACCGTAGGGGTTGTGATTGGCGGTCGTCGCCGCGGTTGGCGCCCGCCCCACGACTGTCCTCGTCAGCGGATGTCCCCGAGGCCGATACACCAGCGGTGTGGCAGCCTCAGACCGAGAGCGTCGCACCGCCGGGAGTGACCAGACTGGCCCCGTCCGGCGGCTCGCCGTCGACGTCGAACGTCGTCAGTGCGACACCTACCGCTTCGTCGCCGGAGTCCAGTGGCGACTTGGGTTGCCGTTCGAGTTCGACCCGGAGGCGGCCGTCCCGCCACTCGGTTTCGGCGGGCCAGAAGTATGCCGGGTTACTCGCCGACGTCCGGAGAGTCGTGAGCAGCGCGAACTGGTCGGTCGCGAGACTCGCGACCTCGGCGGCGTACCGTCGTGCATCTGGTTCGTCGGTCACGTCGAGGGTCGCACCCTCGGTGAACAGTCCCGCGTACAGGTACTGGTCGGCGTCGCTGTCGATGCCGTGTCGGACGAACGGTGTCTGGAGCGGGCGGATTGTGGCGCGTCCGGTTGGGTTGTACACGTCGGGCTGGCCGCCACC contains:
- a CDS encoding MATE family efflux transporter produces the protein MNSTPSDSITEGGLARPMFRLAWPIVALQLLQVTYNIADTFWLGQFDTDALAAISLAFPLIFLLISVAGGFTAAGSILVAQYTGAKSEGSAGRVAGQTISFVSILAVGLGLVGYVFTEEMLGLLPSQAETAANVIPLAARYMEVFFLGIVFMFGFFVFSALMRGYGNTKTPMRVMLASVAMNVVLDPILIFGWGPIDGMGIVGAAVATVASRGLGTVLGLYILFMTDAGPTIELHHLAPDLDVIRDIVDIGVPSALEQSASALAMVTLTAMIVQFAPPVVAAYGLGNRIASLIFLPAMGLGRATNTMVGQNLGAGNTERAERAVWLAAKVSGGVLLVVGVLVFLFPTVLVDAFVSKDIPDALATIDLGAEYIQIRTVEFAFIGVLQVLLGAYRGAGNTKTALVFSLVALWIGRVATVSVLAFDTVPILGIAGYGMGATGFWYGMAMGNVVGAIAAGLWFTRGTWKQSVIDKRGPSPSVADGGEE
- a CDS encoding 2Fe-2S iron-sulfur cluster-binding protein, with protein sequence MAINELGLAIGLSLTVIAVVMHFLRGTAWTPTEDISQEVLERRASTVAETDFPEPMNRAIGGGGAAGAIAGGEAGGELEGGEDAEEESTSPADIPEDEVEYFDIEYTKEGATVEVANNETLLEAGEDEGWDLPYACRQGQCVSCAGHIADGGDSRDYVVHDNQEMLDDPELEDGYVLTCVAYPKAEFTIETNETP
- a CDS encoding ribbon-helix-helix domain-containing protein is translated as MVKSTVRFSESTVDEIESLVEEGVFESKSEFYRFASEYILEQLSDDYEPSTVDFEDIKNDVFPDEQLIEPAEGPESGLPFFESVATIRRFVIRGNVQDAEDFIDHHYNSSSRDALLLEELLECYCRQYGAARSNRE
- a CDS encoding APC family permease; the protein is MTAGDGGGGDGAGDSVGLLQAVAIEVGLIVGAGLFSLTGVATTLAGTAVPLSYVFTFTVVAMSLVPTAALAAARPVTGGNYWYPSRLWSPRVAFLTAWGLSISMFGGGLPVYALSFGRYVDSLVAVDPVGVGVVVLTAFYLVNLAGIDVAASVQLLLFATLVASLVVFIVVGAPAVEPANFEPFLSTGVTGLLTGAGVLYFVCLGANFIVDLGEDVQAATVTIPRSLAVSIPLVFVLYVGTALVAVGTVGAAGPGSMDGATLSVPAQVALPPALATFFVVGGALFAIATSINAVFIIAPKYMVVLADDGFFPAVLADTNARFDTPHWGLTLVFLLSLASLLSPLPVADLGSLLGFGGIVLIVPMMVAAVRFVRRHPDRYAATPLPVPARVTVALAVAAVCANAVLLVLLASQSPLLFGAWAGLTVGAGGAYYLVRRRYLAGRGIGLLEGFDEEF
- a CDS encoding 3-hydroxyacyl-CoA dehydrogenase, with the translated sequence MSPDSTSRGSLAGRHVGVVGAGVMGRDIAALLANGGAEVVLVDVDEDALAAAERYHEREVGAALVDAGLRPADAGETVVSRVHYATGLDALADCEFVVEAISEDLAAKHGLLADLEAVLDPDAVIGTNTSSLTASDVAAAADHPERVVLFHFANPAIPRDVVEVNGERASEAALDLAVSVARGMGKEPFRLGTERRANGLSRLSAAIKCAGTWELLAADAAAIEVGARNMGFPRGPLAFVDLIGLDIHLATVDNLAEEYDGRFAPPTPVRERMEGMVADGRAGAKDGEGFFVWEDGEAVLPAVEAPHDVQPIVAALVNEAHRMVDDDVADAETLNEILKRGSGGAVGPFDIESMVGADVLRDVLEARYAETDAGVYEPADSL
- a CDS encoding thiamine pyrophosphate-binding protein, with protein sequence MTAAADLVATLEASGVSTVFGFPCEQLEPYYAALADSGIRHVHPRSEASAAMMADAYARVTGRLGVCDGVGGPGAAYTGVGLTEAEGASSPVLALTGDNDRSFRGREAIQDADNAAILDAFVGASHDPESPDRVVEAVRNAARAATVGVPEPTHVNLPEDVLAGETEAGPGEALSLEFATGRPAPAADDVAALADVVTEAERPVVVAGEGALRADAADAVTAFAAETNTPVVTSMNGKGVVAEDEPYAGGVVGRWGYCEVANDLVEDADAILGLGCRFGELSTVGWSLLPDDATLAHVDLDPHWLGRNYDADVAVQADLRATVEALREALLAVDFSERRPRIEQVAADREAWREEYAGRLESDRTPIDPARVVAELQSTMPEDGLLVSATSFPGFFTGAFYEVREPGIGYIQARGSDGINCCLPQALGAQAADPDRAVVAVSGDGGIGYHIADLETAVREDLPVVVVVLNNQSLASSKASQLTNWGVDVSTDFEAGTDYAAVARGFGCAGAVVEDPDAVRPELADALARDRPTLLDVRVDPGAVPPVLMD
- the gnd gene encoding phosphogluconate dehydrogenase (NAD(+)-dependent, decarboxylating), producing the protein MQLGVIGLGRMGRIVVDRVLDAGHDVVAFDLDDDAVAAAADAGATPADSVRGLANELGEDKRIWLMVPAGEPVDAALDDLEPLLDEDDVVVDGGNSHFEDSVRRAESTDAAYLDCGTSGGPAGAELGFSLMVGGPQWAYDELVPVFDAVATGPDGHDRMGPAGSGHYVKMVHNGVEYVLMQAYGEGFELLANGRYDLDLEAVSRTWNNGAVIRSWLLELCEEAFREEGNDLGDVADHVAGGSTGTWTVQEALEQEVPVPLIYQSLAERFGSRAPEQGRFSRRLANRLRYGFGRHEVARDD